One genomic segment of Helianthus annuus cultivar XRQ/B chromosome 14, HanXRQr2.0-SUNRISE, whole genome shotgun sequence includes these proteins:
- the LOC110908359 gene encoding uncharacterized protein LOC110908359, which produces MKESRRNLLQQNFNNFNHIYGETVDNQIQRFVKLVTQMQMEEIHTTNASTNRQLLNALPKSWDHHVAMIKKTKDLARCTLSEMISHIKACELDDKQRETNYKNSMLAAGFSIAPTASSDSNTALLSQGGFQMFRNTKPAPTSANVYNSGSSTQASPASAGKTSAAPSVSVASNEMVAFFSRQSKENLEIAASVINCMNAFASGNLDPPKFSMDDLDQIHPEDVEEMDITWQMAMAAFRAKNFVRKTGKNKWQNLKFTGPVKMPFEYRCYNCHEQGHLARNCTKPKVNDEQTPAQPAAPVTPNRERALVTTTGVPADSVNSGSPQVGLAQALVVQPDSPFDWSSEIERLNISAPENQATPSNIAFMASNASVSDDVKAAQEEESSAENFAFMTQILSAPVKGLTKEEIKYLK; this is translated from the exons ATGAAAGAAAGCAGAAGGAACTTGCTGCAACAGaatttcaacaacttcaaccatatttatggtgaaacagTGGATAATCAGATCCAAAGGTTTGTCAAGCTGGTGActcaaatgcaaatggaagaaattcaCACCACAAATGCTTCGACAAATAGGCAACTTCTCAATGCATTACCCAAGAGCtgggatcatcatgttgctaTGATAAAGAAAACAAAAGATCTTGCAAGATGCACCCTGTCTGAGATGATCTCGCATATTAAAGCTTGTGAATTGGATGACAAGCAGAGAGAGACTAACTACAAGAACAGTATGCTGGCTGCCGGTTTTTCTATAGCCCCCACTGCATCCAGTGACAGCAATACAGCTCTTCTGTCTCAAGGAGGATTCCAAATGTTTCGCAATACTAAACCTGCTCCCACTTCAGCAAATGTCTACAACTCAGGGTCTTCCACTCAAGCTTCCCCTGCAAGTGCTGGAAAGACTTCTGCTGCACCTTCTGTTTCTGTTGCTAGCAATGAAATGGTTGCTTTCTTCTCTAGGCAGTCAAaggaaaatcttgaaattgcagcATCTGTCATAAATTGCATGAACGCCTTTGCTTCGGGAAATCTTGACCCTCCTAAGTTTTCCATGGATGATTTGGATCAAATTCATCCAGAGGATGTGGAAGAAATGGATATCACGTGGCAGATGGCTATGGCGGCTTTTAGAGCTAAAAACTTTGTGAGGAAGACAGGGAAAAACAAATGGCAAAATCTTAAGTTCACAGGACCCGTAAAGATGCCGTTTGAATATCGTTGTTATAATTGTCATGAACAGGGTCATTTGGCTAGAAACTGTACGAAACCCAAGGTGAATGATGAACAAACTCCAGCTCAGCCTGCTGCTCCTGTTACACCAAATCGAGAAAGAGCCCTTGTGACTACAACTGGTGTGCCTGCTGATAGTGTCAACAGTGGAAGCCCACAAGTGGGATTGGCCCAAGCTTTGGTGGTTCAGCCTGATTCGCCTTTTGACTGGAGTTCAGAGATCGAAAGATTAAACATTTCAGCTCCTGAGAATCAAGCCACCCCAAGCAATATCGCTTTCATGGCCAGCAATGCTTCTGTGAGTGACGATGTGAAGGCTGCACAGGAGGAGGAGTCGTCAGCTGAAAACTTCGCCTTCATGACTCAAATTCTGTCAGCTCCGGTTAAgggtctcaccaaagaagag ATAAAGTACCTGAAGTGA